Below is a window of Bacillota bacterium DNA.
GCCTCAGGGTCCCCGCGGCTGGGGTAATGGTTGCAGCTTCACACACGCACTCCAGCTATGCGGGCGTTGTGGCCCGCCTGCACGTGGCCGAGCGATCTCAGTCCGACCCCTGTCTGCGCGAGTATACTGCCCGCAGCCTGGCTGGAGTGGCAAAACTGGCCGCCCTGGCGCCCGAGGCTTGTTACCTTAGCCTCGGACGAGCGACGGTGGCGGGAGTCGGGGCGAACCGCAATGATCCCTCTGCACCGGTCGATCCCGAGGTAACCGTGCTGGCGCTGAGCAGGCAAGATGGCTCGTTGATCGCCGTGTTGGTCAACTACGCCTGCCATCCGACCGTACTGGGTGCAGACAATCTCCTGCTGTCCAGTGACTTTGTGGGGCCGATGCGCAGGACGGTACAGAAATGCCTTCAAGCCGCAGGACTGGGGTGTCCGCCGGTGCTTTACACCAATGGCGCCGCGGGGGACGTCAGCCCTAGGTTCACCCGCCGCGCCCAGACATGGGCGGAGGGCCGCCGCATGGGGTGTCTGGTGGGGGTCGCTGCCGCGACTGCGGTGCTCGGTGCTGAGACTGTGAAGGGTCCCCTGGCCGTCGCATGCGGGGAGCGAGACGTGGCCCTTCCCGCAAGGATCCTCGATCCCGATGATTTGAAACACCGGGTGGCGGCCGCCGAATGGGAACTGCGGCGTGCAGAGCAAATGGGGCGGAGCCACGG
It encodes the following:
- a CDS encoding neutral/alkaline non-lysosomal ceramidase N-terminal domain-containing protein; this encodes MAEVVLAPPAGTPMAGYMARQGSSMGWLDPLVAQALYLEGDQGRAVIVCADLIAVDWDLTRAVRDVLAQGLRVPAAGVMVAASHTHSSYAGVVARLHVAERSQSDPCLREYTARSLAGVAKLAALAPEACYLSLGRATVAGVGANRNDPSAPVDPEVTVLALSRQDGSLIAVLVNYACHPTVLGADNLLLSSDFVGPMRRTVQKCLQAAGLGCPPVLYTNGAAGDVSPRFTRRAQTWAEGRRMGCLVGVAAATAVLGAETVKGPLAVACGERDVALPARILDPDDLKHRVAAAEWELRRAEQMGRSHGELRRLRTMWEGALVQREMYGRLPAQLTAHLQVLLLGPIAFLGVPGELFSRLGLHLKERSVAPATVLVGYANDYLGYIADRDAYAGADYEVLVSPLAEGSGEILVEQLLRL